One Alkaliphilus sp. B6464 genomic window carries:
- a CDS encoding NuoF family protein: MQIKSMDELKKISDSYFNKVSLREHVEKEQDKEISESVEAESKEIKYNVMICGGTGCLSSESKKVKKNFELIIKARKYEDKVQVIETGCFGFCEQGPIVKVEPDNIFYVRVGPKDVKDIVDEHIVQGKQVERLLYEEPITNKRIGRQLEIPFYQKQIRIALKNCGLINPEDIYEYIALGGYKALGKVLTEMTRDEVIDVIKKSGLRGRGGGGFLTGLKWEITKKQKSDVKFIICNADEGDPGAFMDRSILEGDPNSILEAMAIGGYAIGANKGIIYIRAEYPLAISRLNTAIKQARELGLLGKNILDTDFSFDIDIKYGAGAFVCGEETALINSCEGKRGEPNYKPPYPAEEGYWGHPTCVNNVETFANIPSIITKGAGWFSSIGTETSKGTKVFALAGKINNVGLVEVPMGTTLREIIYDIGGGILGGHKFKAVQTGGPSGGVITEEGLDTPIDYDSLLEIGSMMGSGGMIVMDERDNMVNIAKFYIEFTMDESCGRCTPCRIGNKRLYEILNKITSGEGTMADIDALKQLSYTIKDGSLCGLGQTAPNPVLSTMKYFWKEYLDFVKDEDNPQGEGKYTTKNKIGIES, encoded by the coding sequence ATGCAGATAAAATCAATGGATGAACTGAAAAAAATAAGTGATAGTTATTTTAATAAGGTAAGTTTACGTGAGCATGTTGAAAAAGAACAGGATAAAGAAATTTCAGAATCAGTGGAAGCAGAAAGTAAAGAAATAAAATATAATGTTATGATTTGCGGTGGTACAGGCTGTTTATCAAGTGAAAGTAAAAAAGTAAAAAAGAACTTTGAACTAATAATAAAGGCTAGAAAATACGAAGATAAGGTTCAAGTTATTGAAACGGGTTGCTTTGGATTTTGTGAGCAGGGGCCAATTGTAAAGGTAGAGCCAGACAATATATTTTACGTAAGGGTTGGACCTAAGGATGTAAAGGATATTGTTGATGAGCATATTGTACAAGGAAAACAAGTAGAACGACTTTTATACGAGGAACCAATAACAAATAAAAGAATAGGAAGACAATTAGAAATTCCATTTTATCAAAAGCAAATCCGTATAGCTTTGAAAAATTGTGGTTTAATAAATCCTGAGGATATATATGAATATATAGCTTTAGGAGGATATAAGGCTCTAGGAAAAGTATTAACAGAAATGACTAGAGATGAAGTAATTGATGTAATAAAAAAATCTGGACTACGTGGTCGCGGTGGTGGAGGTTTCCTTACTGGACTTAAATGGGAAATTACTAAAAAGCAAAAGAGTGATGTAAAATTCATTATTTGTAATGCTGATGAAGGAGACCCAGGTGCTTTTATGGACAGAAGTATTTTAGAAGGAGACCCTAATAGTATATTAGAGGCAATGGCTATTGGAGGTTATGCGATTGGCGCAAATAAGGGGATTATATATATTCGAGCTGAGTATCCCTTAGCAATATCTAGACTTAATACAGCTATAAAACAGGCTAGAGAACTTGGACTACTTGGAAAAAATATCTTAGATACAGATTTTAGTTTCGATATAGATATAAAGTATGGAGCAGGAGCATTTGTATGTGGCGAAGAAACAGCTCTAATCAATTCCTGTGAAGGAAAACGAGGAGAACCAAACTATAAACCGCCTTATCCTGCAGAGGAAGGATATTGGGGTCATCCTACTTGTGTAAATAATGTTGAAACATTTGCTAATATCCCATCTATTATTACAAAGGGTGCAGGCTGGTTTTCTTCAATAGGAACTGAAACAAGTAAAGGAACAAAGGTATTTGCTCTTGCAGGCAAGATTAACAATGTGGGACTCGTAGAAGTTCCTATGGGTACTACATTACGTGAAATAATTTATGATATAGGTGGAGGTATACTAGGAGGACATAAGTTTAAGGCAGTACAAACCGGTGGGCCGTCGGGAGGTGTCATAACTGAAGAGGGATTAGATACCCCCATAGACTATGATAGCCTTTTGGAGATAGGTTCCATGATGGGTTCTGGTGGTATGATTGTAATGGACGAAAGAGATAATATGGTGAATATAGCAAAATTCTATATTGAGTTTACAATGGATGAATCCTGTGGTAGATGCACTCCTTGTCGTATTGGTAATAAGCGTTTATATGAAATACTTAATAAGATTACTAGTGGAGAAGGAACAATGGCTGATATTGATGCACTAAAACAATTATCCTATACGATTAAGGATGGTTCGTTATGTGGACTTGGACAAACAGCTCCGAATCCTGTACTTAGTACTATGAAATATTTTTGGAAAGAATATTTAGATTTTGTAAAGGATGAGGACAATCCTCAAGGTGAAGGAAAGTATACTACTAAGAATAAAATAGGAATTGAATCTTAA
- a CDS encoding NADH-quinone oxidoreductase subunit NuoE family protein — MTKPQDISVMEPMEEDLSKEKFDELEKFIDNMETTKGALIEILHKAQDIFDYLPRDVQLFVARKLGIPGAEVFGVVSFYSYFTTKPRGKHTLSVCLGTACFVRGADKIAERLKEKLGVESNEITEDGVFTLKDIRCIGACGLAPVIMVDDKVYGRVKEEDIDEILKTYRS; from the coding sequence ATGACAAAACCACAAGATATTAGTGTAATGGAACCTATGGAAGAAGATTTATCAAAAGAAAAGTTTGATGAATTAGAAAAATTTATTGATAATATGGAGACCACTAAGGGAGCTTTAATTGAAATACTCCATAAAGCTCAAGACATATTTGACTATCTACCTAGGGATGTACAGCTTTTTGTAGCAAGGAAATTAGGTATTCCAGGTGCAGAAGTTTTCGGCGTTGTCAGCTTTTACTCATATTTTACTACGAAGCCTAGGGGGAAGCATACATTAAGTGTTTGTTTAGGTACCGCTTGCTTTGTTCGAGGTGCTGATAAAATTGCGGAAAGACTAAAGGAAAAACTTGGAGTAGAATCAAATGAAATAACAGAAGATGGTGTATTTACACTTAAAGATATTCGTTGTATAGGAGCCTGTGGACTTGCACCCGTTATAATGGTAGATGACAAGGTATATGGACGAGTTAAAGAAGAAGATATAGATGAAATACTAAAAACATATAGAAGTTAG
- a CDS encoding TRAP transporter permease has translation MSDKHLITESDVAMDVDKLLEEYDMDASKSRKLTGLIGKITTYIAIAMSVFQLYTAGFGTLLSVKQRSLHIIFAFTLGFLLFPATKKGNKTKASILDYVFIILNIIIFGYLFIFAKEIALKGVNMSSVDILFGGLAILLTLEITRRAVGPELPIVAILFILYARFGPYLPGVLGHRGFSWERIISHMYLTLEGILGIPIGVSATFVFMFILFGAFLDKTGVGKFFIDLAYSLTGHLKSGPAMTAVVASGFMGSISGSSVANTVTTGAFTIPLMKKTGYKAHFAGAVEAAASTGGQIMPPVMGAAAFIMAEFTGIPYIKIIVAAAIPAMLYYFAVGTMVHLEASKLGLKGLPKDKLPKISKLMLSQGYLLIPLFIIVVFLVMGYTPLLSAFYAIGISIIIAIAATLIKGDKSFGVNEFLGALEQGAKGSVGVACACACAGIIVGIVTLTGLGLRIAELIVTLAQGKLLLTLFFTMIASIILGMGLPTTAKYIVLATMAVPALIKLDVNLMSAHLFILYFGVVADITPPVALASYAGAGIAGANAMKTGFQAVKIALAAFIVPYIFAYDSSLILVKEVVDGTVTFMPFISAIPVILSAIIGIVCLASAVEGYLTDTCKLYERVLLFAAALSLLKPGLLSDTFGIVVLASIYFMQKSRLKINKSDTSSANY, from the coding sequence ATGAGTGATAAACACTTAATTACAGAAAGTGATGTGGCTATGGATGTCGATAAGTTATTAGAAGAATACGACATGGATGCAAGTAAATCTAGAAAGCTTACAGGTTTAATTGGGAAAATAACTACTTATATAGCTATTGCCATGTCTGTATTTCAACTATATACTGCAGGATTTGGAACCTTGCTTTCCGTAAAGCAAAGGTCACTTCATATTATTTTTGCTTTTACTTTAGGATTTTTATTATTTCCAGCTACTAAAAAAGGAAATAAAACAAAGGCTTCAATACTTGATTATGTATTTATTATTTTGAACATAATTATTTTTGGTTATTTGTTTATATTTGCAAAAGAAATAGCTCTAAAAGGTGTAAACATGAGTAGTGTTGATATTTTGTTTGGAGGATTAGCTATCCTATTAACCTTAGAAATTACTAGAAGGGCTGTAGGGCCAGAATTGCCAATTGTAGCCATTCTGTTTATTCTATACGCACGATTTGGACCATATTTACCTGGTGTTTTAGGTCATAGAGGTTTTTCCTGGGAAAGAATTATAAGCCATATGTATTTAACTTTGGAAGGTATATTAGGTATACCAATAGGGGTATCAGCCACATTTGTATTTATGTTTATTTTATTTGGTGCTTTTCTAGATAAAACAGGAGTAGGTAAGTTTTTTATTGATTTAGCTTATTCACTAACTGGACATTTAAAAAGTGGCCCTGCCATGACGGCGGTTGTTGCCAGTGGATTTATGGGATCTATATCAGGTAGTTCTGTTGCAAATACAGTAACTACAGGTGCATTTACTATACCTTTAATGAAAAAAACTGGGTATAAGGCTCATTTTGCAGGTGCTGTAGAAGCGGCAGCATCAACAGGGGGACAAATAATGCCTCCGGTAATGGGAGCTGCTGCTTTTATTATGGCGGAGTTTACAGGTATACCATACATTAAGATTATTGTCGCGGCAGCTATACCTGCAATGTTGTACTACTTTGCTGTTGGTACTATGGTTCATTTAGAAGCTTCTAAATTAGGACTAAAAGGCCTTCCAAAAGATAAATTGCCTAAGATATCCAAACTAATGTTATCCCAAGGATATTTGTTAATTCCACTATTTATTATTGTAGTTTTCCTAGTAATGGGATACACACCTTTATTATCTGCTTTTTATGCAATAGGTATTAGTATTATTATAGCTATTGCAGCAACTCTGATTAAAGGTGATAAATCTTTCGGAGTTAATGAATTTTTAGGAGCCCTTGAGCAAGGGGCAAAGGGATCTGTAGGAGTAGCATGTGCATGTGCTTGTGCAGGTATAATTGTTGGTATAGTAACGTTAACTGGTCTTGGATTAAGAATAGCGGAACTTATTGTTACTTTGGCTCAAGGAAAACTATTGTTAACATTATTCTTCACAATGATAGCGTCTATAATACTTGGAATGGGACTGCCAACAACAGCTAAGTATATCGTACTTGCAACAATGGCTGTACCAGCATTAATAAAACTAGATGTTAACTTAATGTCTGCCCATTTATTTATTCTATACTTTGGAGTAGTCGCAGATATTACCCCACCAGTAGCTCTTGCATCATATGCTGGCGCTGGTATAGCAGGGGCCAATGCTATGAAAACAGGATTTCAGGCCGTTAAAATAGCACTGGCCGCCTTTATAGTCCCATATATATTTGCCTATGATTCTTCGTTAATTCTTGTAAAAGAGGTAGTTGACGGGACTGTAACATTTATGCCATTTATTAGTGCAATACCAGTGATATTGTCAGCTATTATTGGTATAGTATGCTTAGCTAGTGCAGTTGAAGGATATTTAACAGATACATGTAAACTATATGAAAGGGTGTTATTATTTGCAGCTGCCCTTTCACTATTAAAGCCAGGGCTACTAAGTGATACTTTTGGTATAGTTGTATTAGCTTCTATATATTTTATGCAAAAATCTAGACTTAAAATTAACAAGTCCGACACATCTAGTGCTAATTATTAG
- a CDS encoding DUF1850 domain-containing protein: MGIGDVSNTLIYYKVPLVIILLFILLGIFLIPFRVLLASDYRTGEYLMSWPIKKGEEFYIEYTHSVQLTPVIEVYFIDESYNIILKESYFHSYGAGLPSTTPYKFETTTRGFRIYDINQLMQDLVYRTGAERANHKINIGNKTYPFLDFSAPREGVRFTVEKFSLLLYLAKEVKQ; the protein is encoded by the coding sequence ATGGGTATTGGAGATGTCTCCAATACCTTAATCTATTACAAAGTACCACTAGTTATTATATTACTATTTATATTATTAGGGATATTTTTAATACCATTTAGGGTTTTGTTAGCTTCTGATTATAGGACTGGAGAATATTTAATGAGTTGGCCTATAAAAAAGGGAGAAGAGTTTTATATAGAATACACCCATTCCGTTCAATTAACTCCTGTTATAGAGGTATATTTTATCGATGAAAGCTATAATATTATTTTAAAAGAGTCTTATTTTCATTCTTATGGAGCAGGCCTTCCATCAACTACGCCTTATAAGTTTGAAACCACAACAAGGGGATTCAGAATATATGATATTAATCAGCTTATGCAGGATCTTGTATATAGAACAGGAGCAGAAAGAGCTAACCATAAGATCAATATAGGAAATAAAACATACCCATTTTTAGATTTTTCAGCACCCAGGGAAGGCGTAAGATTTACAGTCGAAAAATTTTCATTATTATTATATCTTGCGAAGGAGGTAAAACAATGA
- a CDS encoding TAXI family TRAP transporter solute-binding subunit has protein sequence MLKKVSSILLVSALVTSLVAGCSPKQSTGGSESGGKKTYISIATGGPAGTYYPLGGAMAKIFNENVDGVTANAQSTGASIENIGLVSKGETEIAFVQNDITYYAFSGTESFEGKGKMENIRGMAMLYPELVQIVATSNSGIKSVEDLKGKKVAIGAPGSGVEANVRQVLAAHGMTYDDLGKADFLSFNEAADQLKNKQIDAAFLTAGVPTSAVTEVAQTSNIVVVPIASEKIAQLEKDYPFYTEVVIPKGTYKGQEADITTAAVMAMLVVPENLDENLAYNLTKSLFEKRQVIIDTHTRGNDIQLETALKGMPIEVHPGSQRYYDEKGVK, from the coding sequence ATGTTAAAAAAAGTATCATCGATCTTATTAGTATCAGCTTTAGTTACGTCTTTAGTAGCAGGATGTAGTCCGAAACAATCAACAGGTGGATCGGAATCAGGTGGGAAGAAGACTTATATTTCTATAGCTACTGGTGGACCAGCGGGTACTTATTACCCTTTAGGTGGTGCTATGGCTAAAATTTTTAACGAGAATGTAGATGGGGTTACTGCTAATGCCCAATCAACGGGAGCTTCTATTGAGAATATAGGACTAGTATCAAAGGGAGAAACTGAGATAGCTTTTGTGCAAAATGATATAACATATTATGCATTTTCAGGAACGGAAAGTTTTGAAGGTAAGGGAAAAATGGAAAATATTAGAGGTATGGCAATGCTTTACCCTGAATTAGTTCAAATCGTAGCTACAAGTAACTCTGGAATTAAATCTGTAGAAGATTTAAAGGGTAAAAAAGTTGCTATTGGTGCTCCAGGATCTGGTGTAGAGGCTAACGTAAGACAGGTTCTAGCCGCTCATGGGATGACGTATGATGACTTAGGAAAAGCTGACTTCCTATCTTTTAACGAGGCGGCAGATCAGCTAAAAAATAAGCAAATTGATGCAGCTTTTCTTACCGCTGGTGTTCCTACTTCAGCAGTTACTGAAGTAGCTCAAACTTCGAATATCGTTGTTGTACCTATAGCTTCAGAAAAAATTGCGCAATTGGAGAAAGATTATCCATTCTATACAGAAGTTGTAATTCCAAAAGGAACTTATAAAGGACAAGAAGCTGATATAACTACTGCAGCTGTTATGGCAATGCTTGTTGTACCAGAAAATTTAGATGAGAATTTAGCTTATAATCTTACAAAATCTTTATTTGAGAAAAGACAAGTAATTATTGATACTCATACAAGGGGAAATGATATTCAATTAGAAACAGCTTTAAAAGGAATGCCGATCGAAGTTCATCCGGGATCACAAAGATACTATGATGAAAAAGGTGTTAAGTAG